A DNA window from Paenibacillus andongensis contains the following coding sequences:
- a CDS encoding TetR/AcrR family transcriptional regulator, whose product MSKEKIIQTAVEVFSENGYHRASMDEIALRANVAKGTLYYHFPGKAQLFKTLVKDGLQEIINNVQADLKANLTLEEQIKRIIRHNLDLFLESSHLAHIVFNELSNSIDQEVLEELKKLRIDYIHFLASVLEEGKQEGVLRNVNCNLAAAGIVGMLDSACNYFLNNSNEGSRDQIEQFFYTIITSGLFMTSGE is encoded by the coding sequence TTGAGTAAAGAGAAAATTATCCAAACAGCAGTTGAAGTATTTTCAGAAAACGGTTACCATCGGGCGAGTATGGATGAAATTGCCTTGAGAGCAAATGTCGCCAAAGGTACGCTGTACTATCACTTTCCCGGAAAAGCCCAATTGTTTAAGACGCTTGTTAAGGATGGTCTTCAAGAAATTATTAATAACGTTCAAGCAGATCTTAAAGCCAATCTTACTTTGGAAGAACAAATCAAAAGGATCATCAGGCACAATCTCGATCTGTTTTTGGAATCAAGCCATTTAGCGCATATCGTTTTCAATGAACTATCTAACAGCATTGATCAGGAAGTGCTGGAAGAACTGAAGAAACTAAGGATTGACTACATTCATTTTCTTGCCAGCGTCTTAGAGGAAGGAAAGCAAGAAGGCGTGCTTCGCAATGTTAACTGCAATTTGGCCGCGGCGGGGATCGTTGGCATGCTAGACAGTGCATGTAACTATTTTTTGAACAACAGCAATGAAGGGTCTCGTGATCAGATTGAACAATTCTTTTATACGATCATTACGTCAGGTTTGTTTATGACAAGCGGTGAGTAA
- a CDS encoding cytochrome P450, with the protein MDWRTVNELIPLSYFKEMRASSPVSYKKEYDSWDVFKYEDVKAIFSDHEHYSSQGVETMKDPIEASVLRQDPPKHRQLRMLVSQAFVPRVIEGLTPKIEAIASALCDQMEASGKMDGLHDFASPLPIIVIAEMLGIPQEDRERFKEWSDALVGNNSERYYQCQQEMSVYFTAIADRRRLEPQDDLISRLVLAKGDGEQLSDLEVIGFCILLLVAGNETTTNLISSALLLIDSHAEVKEQLLADRSLVPQALEEVLRYCSPVQTMIRTVKKTTVLRGQTLTPGQMVNIWIGSANHDEDIFERPDIFNIHRNPNPHLAFGHGIHFCLGAQLARLESKIAIQTLLNRFPEFHLDRSHVLERIDSWMMFGIKQMPIILRRS; encoded by the coding sequence ATGGATTGGAGAACGGTTAATGAATTGATCCCTTTGTCTTATTTTAAAGAAATGCGCGCCTCCTCCCCCGTATCGTATAAAAAGGAGTACGACTCCTGGGATGTTTTCAAATACGAAGACGTCAAAGCGATCTTTTCCGATCATGAGCACTATTCTTCACAAGGTGTAGAAACGATGAAAGATCCGATTGAGGCGAGTGTTTTAAGACAGGATCCGCCTAAACATCGGCAACTGCGGATGCTCGTTTCTCAAGCTTTTGTTCCTCGGGTCATCGAAGGACTGACGCCAAAGATTGAGGCGATAGCGAGTGCGTTGTGTGACCAGATGGAAGCAAGCGGTAAGATGGATGGGCTTCATGATTTTGCAAGTCCGCTACCGATTATCGTCATTGCCGAAATGCTCGGTATTCCTCAGGAAGATCGAGAGCGTTTCAAAGAATGGTCGGATGCGCTGGTCGGTAACAACTCCGAGCGTTATTATCAATGTCAACAAGAGATGAGTGTCTATTTTACTGCTATTGCAGATCGGAGACGGCTTGAACCGCAGGATGACCTGATTAGCCGTCTCGTCCTCGCGAAGGGAGATGGCGAACAATTAAGTGATCTGGAAGTGATCGGGTTCTGCATCCTTCTGCTTGTAGCGGGAAATGAAACCACAACCAACCTGATTTCCTCGGCACTGCTCCTCATCGATAGCCATGCAGAAGTAAAAGAGCAGCTTTTGGCGGATCGCTCCTTGGTTCCACAGGCTCTTGAGGAAGTTCTTCGTTATTGTTCACCTGTCCAAACGATGATTCGAACGGTAAAAAAGACCACCGTTCTACGCGGGCAAACACTAACTCCCGGACAAATGGTCAACATCTGGATTGGCTCGGCCAACCATGACGAAGACATATTCGAGCGCCCTGATATCTTCAACATCCACCGGAATCCTAATCCCCATCTAGCTTTTGGTCACGGCATTCACTTCTGCTTAGGAGCGCAATTAGCTCGTTTGGAAAGTAAAATTGCTATTCAAACGCTGCTTAATCGATTCCCTGAGTTCCACCTTGATCGCTCCCATGTGTTGGAGAGAATCGATAGTTGGATGATGTTTGGTATCAAACAAATGCCTATTATTTTGCGGAGATCATAG
- a CDS encoding YheC/YheD family protein yields MKYRSLSIKSKWIKTTWLVKHRKLKKFIPRTMLFNRKNLNLMLSAFSTLYFKPTDGTGGTDIIRIKRKDSGYQIQLKSVKSYYSSKEGLYIKLRQFSKRRSFLLQQGIVLATTKGRPFDVRVMVQKTRKGKWVSSATFTKIGRPGKVATNYHQGGKLGYFFQTMAGAGYKSAFIRRKEAKLERLGCTVGNHFDSYKNGFRELGLDVALDVKGKPWILEVNTRPQFYPLKHMKDKSMYRRILSFSKQYGRSN; encoded by the coding sequence ATGAAATACAGGAGCCTATCAATTAAAAGCAAATGGATTAAAACTACATGGTTAGTTAAGCATAGAAAGCTAAAAAAATTCATCCCACGAACCATGCTATTCAACAGAAAAAATCTTAATTTGATGCTGTCGGCTTTTTCTACCCTATATTTCAAACCTACCGACGGTACAGGCGGAACAGACATTATTCGGATCAAAAGAAAAGATAGCGGGTATCAAATTCAACTTAAATCCGTTAAATCGTACTACTCAAGCAAGGAAGGTTTATACATCAAGCTTCGCCAATTTTCAAAAAGAAGATCATTTTTGCTTCAGCAGGGTATAGTCTTGGCCACGACGAAGGGGAGACCATTTGACGTACGTGTTATGGTTCAGAAGACGAGAAAAGGAAAATGGGTAAGCAGCGCTACATTCACAAAAATAGGCAGGCCGGGTAAGGTCGCTACGAACTATCATCAAGGCGGAAAACTTGGTTATTTCTTTCAAACAATGGCCGGCGCAGGATATAAAAGCGCATTTATCCGAAGAAAGGAAGCAAAACTAGAACGGTTGGGATGTACTGTAGGAAATCATTTCGATAGTTATAAAAACGGCTTTAGAGAATTAGGCTTGGATGTTGCTTTAGATGTTAAAGGAAAACCTTGGATCCTTGAGGTTAACACTAGACCCCAGTTTTACCCTTTAAAGCACATGAAGGATAAAAGCATGTATCGTCGTATTTTGTCTTTTTCCAAGCAGTATGGAAGGTCTAACTAA
- a CDS encoding DinB family protein, translated as MNAIEIIVLNFEEVRRRSIKVWESIPEISLDWKPDLNALSMKDMIRHVLDSEHYYHLALLNKGSLTSYDSPFEKRIFTTVKDELAFAQTYRTQFINTVKSFSEEDLSNVKINRSDAGYIRTLGDMLMRIAYHESVHTGQLLDYMRTAGIERPKVWD; from the coding sequence ATGAATGCTATTGAAATAATAGTATTGAATTTCGAAGAAGTTCGCCGTAGAAGTATAAAAGTGTGGGAAAGCATTCCTGAGATAAGTCTAGACTGGAAACCTGACCTCAATGCTTTAAGTATGAAAGATATGATCCGTCATGTTTTGGACAGTGAGCATTATTATCATCTTGCATTGCTTAACAAAGGAAGCTTAACTTCTTACGATTCGCCATTTGAAAAGCGTATATTTACAACAGTTAAAGATGAGCTAGCCTTTGCTCAAACATATAGAACACAATTTATTAATACGGTGAAGTCGTTTTCTGAAGAAGATCTATCAAATGTAAAGATTAATCGAAGCGATGCGGGGTATATTCGTACTTTAGGAGATATGTTGATGAGGATTGCTTATCACGAATCTGTTCACACCGGTCAACTACTGGATTATATGAGAACAGCTGGCATAGAACGTCCAAAGGTATGGGACTAG
- a CDS encoding DUF6022 family protein: MQTTTIESIARTAEDILSQAWKAVYDEEKEELTEMFKKFGDRAYGAWIQHFMAPVAERLAAEGFIIRGGFNLKDSIENWGPPEERERCVWYVVKTSEGEELGTLVLQVYHSHRSFFMPRAPRLLALEVTDREAILAALSDASTRIRWDLREERIPQPQLQSFPIQQFEYAADTSIGDGLKPAADGQLYSWNLDDALGHWGRYGWELVTVVPTGDKVIAYFKRPLSD, from the coding sequence ATGCAAACGACCACAATTGAATCTATTGCCCGTACCGCCGAGGACATTTTATCCCAAGCGTGGAAAGCCGTCTATGACGAAGAGAAGGAGGAACTGACCGAGATGTTCAAGAAGTTCGGTGACCGCGCCTACGGCGCGTGGATTCAACACTTTATGGCGCCGGTCGCAGAGCGTCTTGCCGCTGAAGGATTCATTATCAGAGGCGGATTCAACTTAAAGGATTCCATTGAGAACTGGGGACCGCCTGAAGAAAGGGAACGCTGCGTATGGTATGTCGTGAAGACATCGGAAGGTGAAGAGCTGGGCACATTGGTGCTGCAGGTCTATCATTCGCACCGCTCGTTCTTCATGCCAAGAGCACCGCGGCTGCTGGCACTTGAAGTTACGGATCGGGAGGCAATTCTCGCCGCACTCTCGGATGCTTCAACCCGAATCCGCTGGGATTTAAGGGAAGAACGAATCCCTCAGCCGCAATTACAATCCTTCCCAATTCAGCAATTCGAGTACGCGGCAGATACTTCAATCGGAGATGGACTAAAGCCCGCAGCAGACGGTCAGCTGTACAGCTGGAATTTAGACGATGCGCTGGGCCATTGGGGGCGATACGGCTGGGAACTTGTAACCGTCGTTCCAACTGGAGACAAAGTGATTGCGTACTTCAAACGCCCGCTGAGTGACTAA
- a CDS encoding TetR/AcrR family transcriptional regulator C-terminal domain-containing protein, whose translation MARRRIHPLTTNEETNRSEPLHTPLDRARIVGIMLELLKAEGLDGISMRKIADSLGVKASSLYYHVKDKEQLLHLLAEEISTKIDFPDSSLDWKMQLHQWSMSFRRSLLQYPDAVHIMNATHAASPNRLAHIEFLFRALVEAGFKDDQVPWLASMLKNFIYGFVDEECRLRDRAKFSEDNQKESETKFKEIEALPKERYPHFIRLAAYTTSVNWEEEFSFGLDVLLAGFVDKLSNG comes from the coding sequence ATGGCAAGAAGACGAATTCATCCCTTAACAACAAATGAGGAAACGAATCGGAGTGAGCCGCTTCACACGCCTCTCGATCGAGCCCGGATTGTCGGGATCATGCTGGAACTGCTCAAAGCCGAGGGCTTAGATGGCATCAGCATGCGCAAAATCGCCGACTCACTAGGCGTGAAGGCCTCATCTTTGTACTACCATGTGAAGGACAAAGAACAGCTGCTTCATCTCTTGGCAGAAGAGATCAGCACCAAGATTGATTTTCCCGATAGCAGTTTGGATTGGAAAATGCAGCTGCACCAGTGGTCAATGAGCTTCCGCCGAAGTCTGCTGCAATACCCAGACGCCGTGCACATCATGAACGCGACGCATGCGGCAAGCCCTAACCGTTTGGCGCATATCGAATTTCTGTTTCGTGCGCTCGTCGAAGCTGGATTTAAGGATGACCAAGTGCCGTGGCTTGCATCCATGCTCAAGAACTTTATCTACGGCTTCGTCGATGAAGAATGCCGCTTGCGGGATCGTGCGAAGTTTTCGGAGGATAACCAGAAAGAATCGGAGACAAAATTCAAAGAGATTGAGGCATTACCCAAGGAGCGATATCCCCACTTTATCCGCCTAGCCGCTTATACGACTTCTGTGAACTGGGAAGAAGAGTTTTCGTTCGGGTTGGATGTGCTGCTTGCTGGTTTTGTTGATAAGCTTTCTAACGGCTAA
- a CDS encoding metallophosphoesterase family protein, producing MKKRLKFRDDGTFVIVQFSDVEFLDEFDFDPETPKYDSETRALMERIIEAEKPDLIVFAGDVIASNRARDPIHSFRQAVKAAEMSCTPWAAVFGNHDSEGEVPRKTMHELQLQHEYCVAEPDPEGVNGAGNFVVTVAGKDEDTAAAIYFLDSGDYSAIGDRVGGYDWIRRDQINWYVGKSRELTRRIDEQPLPALAFFHIPLPEYNDVWDYQVCYGHRYDSCCSSPEINSGMFAAMVEMGDVMGTFVGHDHGNDFWGTLHGIRLCYGRSTRYVSYVDGVRHDLVPTGARVIRLKEGERRFDTWIRQNDGTVVEEQPEHLPEGRKA from the coding sequence ATGAAAAAACGACTAAAATTTCGAGACGATGGTACGTTTGTCATCGTACAATTTTCCGATGTGGAATTTCTCGATGAATTTGATTTTGACCCGGAAACACCTAAGTATGATTCAGAGACTAGAGCGCTTATGGAACGAATCATCGAAGCCGAAAAGCCTGATCTCATTGTGTTTGCCGGTGATGTAATTGCGAGTAACCGGGCGAGAGATCCGATTCATTCGTTCCGCCAAGCCGTTAAAGCAGCAGAGATGAGCTGCACGCCATGGGCGGCCGTGTTCGGCAATCACGACTCGGAGGGCGAAGTGCCGAGGAAAACGATGCATGAGCTGCAATTGCAGCATGAATATTGCGTGGCGGAACCGGATCCAGAAGGCGTTAACGGGGCCGGGAACTTTGTCGTAACCGTGGCGGGCAAGGACGAAGACACGGCGGCGGCGATATACTTTTTGGATAGCGGCGACTACTCTGCCATCGGCGATCGGGTTGGCGGCTATGACTGGATTCGCAGAGATCAAATCAATTGGTATGTGGGCAAGTCGCGAGAGCTGACAAGGCGAATCGATGAACAACCGCTGCCTGCGCTTGCCTTCTTCCACATTCCTCTACCGGAGTACAATGACGTGTGGGATTATCAAGTATGCTACGGGCATCGTTATGACTCTTGCTGCTCTTCTCCTGAAATTAATTCTGGTATGTTTGCGGCAATGGTGGAGATGGGCGATGTGATGGGGACGTTCGTCGGTCATGACCACGGCAACGATTTTTGGGGAACGCTTCATGGTATTCGTCTTTGCTACGGACGTTCGACGAGATATGTAAGCTACGTGGATGGTGTGCGTCACGACTTAGTGCCTACAGGAGCGAGAGTCATTCGACTAAAAGAGGGTGAGCGTCGGTTCGATACATGGATTCGTCAGAATGACGGAACTGTTGTGGAAGAGCAGCCGGAGCATCTGCCTGAGGGCAGGAAAGCCTAA
- a CDS encoding Gfo/Idh/MocA family protein codes for MGTITIALIGAGQRGVNYMGYALEHPDELQVVAVAEPNQQRSQKFKSIHGIPDEMCFASWEDLLARPKLADAVLICTQDNMHYAPTMKALEAGYHVLLEKPMSPDPLECIRMGERSEQYERVFSICHVLRYTGFFRTIKTLLNDGAIGQLMSIAHNENVAYWHQAHSFVRGNWRKTAESSPMILAKSCHDLDIILWLAGADCTHVSSFGSLSHFKKENAPKGAPQRCLDGCPVSDTCLYYAPKVYLTDDIEWPTSAISDDTSLEARTKALQEGPYGRCVYHCDNDVVDHQVVNLEFANEVTAAFTMSAFTYDCSRTLKLMGTKGEIRAAMEKNEIEVIDFETGTTKQISLETPGGHIGHGGGDFGLIRDFVKLVRQGGQGNGLTSAAHSVQSHLMAFAAERSRVDRRVVNMREFKQD; via the coding sequence ATGGGGACAATAACAATTGCATTAATCGGAGCTGGACAAAGAGGCGTTAATTATATGGGGTATGCGCTTGAACATCCGGATGAGCTGCAGGTAGTTGCCGTTGCGGAACCGAACCAGCAGAGAAGCCAGAAGTTTAAATCGATTCACGGAATACCTGATGAGATGTGTTTTGCGAGCTGGGAGGATTTATTGGCTAGACCTAAACTGGCGGATGCCGTGCTTATTTGTACGCAGGACAACATGCATTATGCACCGACGATGAAAGCGTTGGAAGCGGGATATCACGTGCTGCTCGAAAAGCCGATGTCCCCCGATCCGCTGGAATGTATCCGTATGGGTGAGCGTTCGGAACAATATGAGCGAGTATTTTCGATTTGTCATGTTTTACGCTATACGGGTTTTTTCCGCACAATCAAAACGTTGTTGAATGACGGAGCGATTGGCCAGCTCATGTCTATTGCGCATAATGAGAATGTAGCCTATTGGCATCAGGCGCACAGCTTTGTCAGAGGCAATTGGCGCAAAACCGCCGAATCGAGTCCGATGATTTTGGCCAAATCCTGTCATGACTTGGATATTATCCTTTGGTTGGCAGGGGCGGATTGCACCCATGTGTCATCTTTCGGATCGTTGTCTCATTTTAAAAAGGAAAATGCCCCGAAGGGAGCACCGCAGCGATGCTTGGACGGATGCCCTGTCTCGGATACATGTTTATATTATGCGCCAAAAGTGTACCTTACGGACGATATCGAATGGCCTACTTCTGCGATCAGTGATGATACTAGCTTAGAAGCCCGTACGAAAGCGCTGCAAGAGGGGCCGTATGGAAGATGTGTATACCATTGTGATAACGATGTCGTTGACCATCAAGTTGTCAATTTGGAGTTTGCCAACGAAGTGACGGCTGCTTTTACGATGAGCGCATTTACGTATGACTGCAGTCGAACCCTCAAGCTGATGGGAACGAAAGGCGAAATTCGCGCCGCCATGGAGAAAAATGAGATTGAAGTGATTGATTTTGAAACAGGTACGACAAAACAAATCTCACTTGAAACACCGGGAGGGCACATTGGGCATGGAGGCGGTGACTTCGGCCTGATCCGCGATTTTGTTAAGCTGGTTCGGCAGGGCGGACAAGGAAATGGGTTAACTTCAGCAGCTCACTCGGTGCAGAGCCATCTGATGGCATTTGCAGCGGAGCGGTCAAGGGTAGATCGAAGAGTGGTCAATATGAGAGAATTTAAACAGGACTGA
- a CDS encoding carbohydrate ABC transporter permease, with the protein MVYKPSFSRKLFVVMNALVLTFITVIGIVPFIHLLAISLSSNTAAMAGEVKLLPIGFTLDAYVYLGHKVEFIRSLRVSLERVVLGTAINMFLVFITAYPLAKETEQFRSRTVYVWFFAITIFLGGGLIPTYMIVKSTGLINTIWALILPGALNVWNMIMMLNFFRGIPKEMEEAATIDGANHWTLLWKIYLPVSLPAIATIGLFTIIGHWNSWFDGILYMNSPDKYPLQTYLSTLITAMNAQMQSVNVEQLKQLENLSEKTLRTAQIFMGALPILMVYPFVQRYFIKGMTVGSVKE; encoded by the coding sequence ATGGTTTATAAACCATCGTTTAGCAGAAAGCTATTTGTCGTGATGAATGCCTTGGTACTGACATTCATTACTGTTATAGGTATTGTGCCTTTCATTCACCTTTTGGCTATATCGTTAAGTTCCAATACGGCGGCAATGGCCGGTGAAGTTAAGCTGCTGCCGATCGGATTTACACTCGATGCTTACGTTTATCTCGGACATAAGGTGGAGTTTATTCGATCTCTGCGTGTTTCACTGGAAAGGGTCGTGCTCGGAACGGCAATCAACATGTTTCTAGTTTTCATTACTGCTTATCCGCTTGCCAAAGAAACGGAGCAGTTTCGCTCCCGAACGGTGTATGTGTGGTTTTTTGCGATTACGATTTTTTTGGGCGGTGGACTTATTCCGACGTACATGATCGTGAAATCGACTGGGTTGATTAATACGATCTGGGCGCTTATTTTACCTGGAGCACTGAATGTATGGAATATGATTATGATGCTGAACTTCTTCCGAGGCATTCCGAAGGAAATGGAAGAGGCGGCTACGATCGACGGAGCCAATCATTGGACGCTGCTGTGGAAAATATATTTGCCTGTATCGTTGCCAGCGATTGCAACCATTGGGCTTTTTACCATAATTGGACACTGGAATTCTTGGTTTGACGGCATCCTCTACATGAACTCGCCGGACAAATATCCGCTGCAAACGTACCTCTCCACCTTAATAACAGCCATGAACGCACAAATGCAGTCCGTTAATGTCGAGCAGCTCAAACAGCTGGAGAATCTCAGTGAGAAAACGCTCCGAACTGCGCAGATTTTCATGGGTGCACTGCCGATTCTCATGGTTTACCCGTTCGTGCAAAGATATTTTATCAAAGGTATGACCGTAGGCAGTGTGAAGGAATAA
- a CDS encoding ABC transporter permease, whose protein sequence is MPLHLMLLPGVLVTLVYAYGPILGVVMAFQKFEPVLGFFKSKWVGFKNFKYVFNLPDFHQVMWNTILISSLKIAFSLLVPLVLALLLNEITKKWFQRMIQTSIFLPFFLAWTVLGGVILELFSLRGPINELISSFGLEPIMFMGSNNWFRAIMIGSDVWKGMGYNMIIFLAAITGINASLYEAAEVDGAGKWKQMIHITLPGMMPIIILMSTLSLGNILNAGFDQILIMYNPTVYQGADIIDTFTYRLGLFSQQFAPAAAVGLFKSCISVGLVSLSYYLAYKFSNYRIF, encoded by the coding sequence ATGCCGCTGCATCTGATGCTGCTGCCCGGCGTGTTGGTTACACTTGTATATGCTTACGGCCCCATACTGGGAGTCGTGATGGCTTTTCAAAAGTTTGAACCGGTGCTTGGTTTTTTTAAATCGAAATGGGTCGGGTTCAAAAACTTTAAATATGTATTCAATCTGCCGGACTTTCATCAGGTCATGTGGAATACGATACTCATTTCATCTTTAAAAATTGCCTTTTCCTTACTCGTTCCGCTTGTTTTGGCGCTTTTGCTGAATGAAATTACAAAAAAATGGTTTCAGAGAATGATCCAGACGAGCATTTTTTTACCGTTTTTTCTTGCGTGGACTGTGTTGGGCGGGGTCATTCTTGAGTTATTTTCTTTGCGGGGACCGATTAACGAGCTGATTTCAAGCTTTGGTCTGGAACCGATCATGTTCATGGGCAGCAATAATTGGTTTCGAGCCATCATGATCGGTTCTGATGTTTGGAAAGGTATGGGCTATAATATGATTATTTTTCTGGCTGCCATCACAGGCATCAACGCAAGTCTTTATGAGGCTGCAGAAGTAGATGGCGCTGGCAAATGGAAACAAATGATCCATATCACATTGCCGGGCATGATGCCTATCATTATTCTAATGAGCACATTAAGTTTGGGAAATATATTGAACGCAGGATTTGATCAAATCTTGATCATGTATAATCCAACCGTTTATCAGGGTGCTGATATTATTGACACGTTCACTTACAGATTAGGTCTATTCAGCCAACAGTTTGCGCCAGCAGCGGCAGTGGGGTTGTTTAAGTCATGCATATCCGTCGGATTGGTGTCGTTATCGTACTACCTTGCGTACAAATTCAGCAATTACCGAATATTTTAG
- a CDS encoding extracellular solute-binding protein, with the protein MKRKLVSSVLMTTLMVTSLAACSSKNESASSTTSTPQHSTNTQKNETVDPLGKYAQPVTVTEVLGYRPPEDPKTPKGITPDQNAYLKDLKEMLNIDLKYLWSVPTEQYEQKFSLAVASADLPDILDLDALQFEKLKSQGMLADLTDAYSKYASPALKTYMQVDGGFAMKTTTTDGKLLGIPGFEDPYLSTQLLWIRKDWLNNLNLQPPKTIDDLEKIADAFVKNDPGKTGKNDRYGIAMQKALIGWGFDARGVFNGYGTAPKAWIKGKDGKLAAGEIQPETKNALAKLQSWYQKGLIDKEFALKDENKVVEDIVAGRVGISYGEWWYPNWPLNINKDKDPNAEWEAYQIPSLDGQPGKSMVGKVRMSHIIAVNKKTKNPEAAIKMINFYLEMGKKQYLEKNKAENGYVYNWFVPRIYNPAQIETIYTEVNKALDAKQEAITLDDDNYKNVADVFKATKEFLAGDTKNATKGSNWGQYYSRAAKNGGWGITRQIRDSKQVFFNEFYGVPTETQVEKGAQLDKLLDETYTKIIMGAPISEFDKYVESWKKLGGDDITKEVNEWYTKNAVK; encoded by the coding sequence ATGAAAAGAAAGCTTGTCAGTTCCGTTCTCATGACTACACTGATGGTTACATCGTTAGCGGCTTGCAGCAGCAAGAATGAAAGCGCTTCAAGCACTACAAGTACGCCGCAGCATTCTACCAATACCCAAAAAAACGAAACCGTAGATCCGTTGGGCAAATATGCTCAACCGGTCACCGTTACCGAAGTACTAGGTTATCGTCCTCCAGAAGACCCGAAAACGCCAAAGGGAATTACGCCCGATCAGAATGCCTATCTGAAAGATTTGAAAGAAATGCTGAATATTGATCTGAAATACTTGTGGAGCGTACCGACAGAACAATACGAGCAAAAGTTTTCTCTTGCTGTTGCTTCCGCAGATTTGCCTGACATCTTGGATTTGGATGCGCTGCAATTTGAGAAATTGAAAAGTCAGGGCATGCTTGCAGATCTGACGGATGCTTATAGCAAATACGCATCTCCCGCTTTGAAGACCTATATGCAGGTGGACGGCGGGTTTGCTATGAAAACCACGACGACCGATGGCAAACTGTTGGGTATTCCTGGTTTCGAGGATCCGTACTTATCGACACAGCTATTGTGGATTCGGAAGGATTGGCTGAACAATCTCAACCTGCAGCCTCCGAAAACAATTGATGATCTGGAAAAAATAGCGGATGCCTTTGTCAAGAATGACCCTGGCAAAACCGGCAAAAATGATCGGTATGGCATTGCGATGCAGAAAGCCCTCATTGGTTGGGGATTTGATGCGAGAGGTGTTTTCAATGGCTATGGTACGGCTCCAAAAGCTTGGATTAAAGGGAAAGACGGCAAGCTTGCAGCGGGTGAAATCCAGCCTGAAACGAAAAATGCTTTGGCCAAGCTGCAGTCTTGGTATCAAAAAGGGCTTATTGATAAGGAATTTGCGCTGAAAGACGAGAACAAGGTTGTGGAAGATATTGTTGCCGGCAGGGTCGGTATTTCATACGGTGAATGGTGGTACCCGAACTGGCCGCTCAATATTAACAAGGATAAGGATCCAAATGCGGAGTGGGAAGCTTATCAAATTCCATCGCTGGATGGTCAGCCAGGGAAATCGATGGTGGGCAAGGTGCGGATGAGCCACATTATTGCTGTAAACAAAAAAACGAAAAATCCGGAAGCTGCGATTAAGATGATTAACTTCTACCTCGAAATGGGCAAAAAACAGTATTTGGAGAAAAACAAAGCGGAAAACGGGTATGTTTACAATTGGTTCGTACCTAGAATCTACAACCCTGCTCAAATTGAAACCATCTATACTGAGGTTAATAAGGCCTTGGATGCCAAGCAAGAGGCGATTACGCTTGATGATGATAACTACAAAAATGTCGCGGACGTGTTTAAGGCAACTAAGGAGTTCCTTGCTGGCGATACCAAGAACGCAACAAAAGGTTCAAACTGGGGGCAATACTACAGCCGTGCAGCCAAAAATGGCGGTTGGGGCATAACGCGCCAAATTCGTGACAGCAAGCAAGTGTTCTTCAACGAATTCTACGGTGTTCCGACGGAAACACAGGTCGAAAAGGGAGCGCAGCTGGATAAACTTCTCGACGAAACCTATACCAAAATCATTATGGGCGCACCTATAAGCGAATTCGACAAATATGTGGAGAGCTGGAAGAAGCTTGGCGGAGACGATATTACGAAGGAAGTCAACGAGTGGTACACGAAGAATGCCGTAAAATAA